The genome window CGCGGGTGAGCTGAGGAGGATAACCCTCCGGGAAGCGCTCCTCCTGACCGGCGCCGCGGCCACGGGCCTGCTCCTCGGCCAGTACCTCTTCGTCTACTCGATAAACCTCGTCGGCTCCCAGATATCGGCCCCGGTTTCGGCCATAAACCCCATAATAGCATCCACCCTGGCGATATTAATCCTCAAGGAGCCGCCCAACAGGAAGATACTTGAAGGACTGATTCTGGCCGTGCTGGGGGTCATACTAATCTCCACCGGCTGAGGCTCAGGTTTTTAAGGTGGTCGGCCATAAAGCCAATCGCCGACAGTGAGGGGACAGTTCGTCTCCTCATGGGCTCGGTCAACCCGCCTCCGCGAGGTACTCGGGTTCCGTGAGCGGAGCGTGCTCACGCCGAGCCCACAGGGCCGGGAGCATCCACCCGCGCGAGCGAATGAACGCGGGCCTCTGTACCCGGCCCACAATTCGACGCACTTCTGAGGAAGGCTTATAACCGGAAGGGCGGGATTTAGTTTTTGAGAGCCGACATAACCGGTGGTTATTTATGGTGATAATTCCCCGACCGATAGAACCACAGGAGATAAGGCGAATTCGCAAGGAGCTCGGAATAACCCAGGAGGAACTCGCGGAGAAAGCAGGGGTTACGCAGGCTTACATCGCCAAACTGGAGACAGGGAAGGTGGACCCTCGACTCTCAACCTTCAACCGAATCCTCCAGGCCCTGCTCGAGTGCAAGAGGGCCCAGCTGACGGCGAGGGACGTGATGTCATCTCCGGTTCTCTCAGTCAAGCCCTACGAGAAGGTCGAGAAGGTCATCAAGCTGATGAACGAGCACAACATATCCCAGATTCCGGTTATAGCGGGCAACAAGGTCGTCGGCTCCGTTACGGAGAGAACCCTCGTCAGACAGAGCCTTGAGTACGAGGACATCTATGACCACAAGGTCATGGAGGTAATGGAGGAGCCCTTCCCGATAGTGAACGAGGACGAGGACCTGGAGGTCGTCAAGTACCTCCTGGAAGAGCACCCCGCTGTTCTCGTCCAGAACAGGGAGGGCAGGATAACCGGCATCATCACAAGGGTGGACATATTCCGGATAGGGAAGGGGCGCGACTGAGTTCCCCGCCCGGCAGTCCTTTGCATTCCCCTCTTCTAACCTCCGTGGCAAAAATATCCAACAAGTTTATATACCCCCGGCCCAACCATCAGTGGACAAATAATCCAGGTGGTTGGAATGAAAAAGACCGCGGTTTTGCTCATGGCCCTGCTCATCGGAGCGGTCGTGGCGTCCGGATGCCTGGGCGGTGGAACGACCGAAACGGGCACCACGACGGTCCCCGAAACATCAAGCTCATCGGGTACTGTACAGACCACCACAAACTCACAGACCCCGACTGAAACCACGCAGACGGAGACCCCTCACTACCCAATCACCGTTGTTGACTTTGCCAACAGAACCCTCACAATTGAGAAACCCCCCGAGCGCGTCGTGACGCTGGCCCCGAGCATCACGGAGGACCTCTACTACCTCGGTCTCTTTGACAGAGTCGTCGGGGTTACGGACTTCGATGATTTTCCGCCGGGAGTTGCCAACGTCACCCGCGTGGGCGGCTACGGCCAGTACGCCAACCTCGAAGTGATAGCATCGCTCAACCCCGACCTGATACTGGTGGACAGTTACTCCATGACGATCCTCGAAGACCTCCAGAAGATAGCCCCAGTTCTCGTGGTTGATCCACACAGCATCGACGACATCCCAAGGGCCCTTGACCTCCTGGGAGCAGTTTTCAACGCGGAGGAGGGCGCCAGGAAGGCGACGGCAGAGTTCGAAGCAAAGATAAACACGATAAGCTCCACCGTTAAGGATGAACCCCGTGTGAGCGTTTTCTACGTGGTCTGGAACAGCCCGCTCATGACCGCCGGCGGCGGAACCTTCATCAGCGACGTCATAGAACTGGCCGGCGGAGAGAACATCTTCAACGATACGACCGGCTGGCCGACCGTGAGTCCGGAGCAGGTCATAGAGAGGAACCCCGACGTGGTGCTCCTCACCCCGCACTGCGGCATGAGCGTCCAGGACGTTTACAGCGGCCCCCTCGCGAGCATAAAGGCCGCCCAAGATGGAAAAGTTTACGTCATCGAGAACGAGAACGACCTCATCCACCCGAGCCCCCGCGTTGTCCTTGGGCTCGAGGCGGTTGCGAGGCTCCTGCACCCGGACGCCTTTAAAGTGGGCTACCCGCTCACGGTCACAGACTTCGCGGGGAGAACCGTCACGATCGACGACGAACCGGAGAGGATAGTCACCCTCGCTCCCAGCATAACGGAGAGCCTTTTCTACATAGGCGCGGGCGACAAGGTCATCGGGGTTACCGACTACGACGACTTCCCGCCGGCGGTTAAGAACATCACCCGGATAGGCGGCTACGGAAAGTACGCGAACCTCGAGGCCATAGCCGCACTGGAGCCGGACCTGATCCTGGTGGACGGATTCTCCATGGATATAATGGAGAGCCTGGAGAGGATAGCCCCCGTCGTTGTGGTGGACCCCAGGAACATCACCGCGATCTACAACGCCCTTGAGCTCCTTGGGAAGATAACCAACCGCGAGGAAGGGGCCAGGGCAGCGGTGGCGGACATGCAAGCAACGGTCGGCTACGTCACCTCAACTGTAGCGGGACAGTCAAAGCCAAGGACATTCTTCCTCCTGAGCTACTACAACGGCTACTGGACGGCCGGAGCAGGAACCTTCGTCAACGACCTCATAACCCTCGCCGGCGGTGAAAACATCTTCAACGACGTCAACGGTTGGGGGGCGGCGAGCGAGGAGCAGATAATAGCCAGGAATCCGGAGGTCATAATAATCTCGCCCAACGCGGGAATAAAGCCCGATGACCTCTGCTCCGGTCCACTCGCGGAAGTCGATGCGGTGAAGAACGGAAGGGTCTACGTCCTCAGCGACGAGAACCTGGTCGTGAGGCCCGGGCCGAGGATAGTGCACGGGCTGGAGGAAATAGCCGGGTACCTGCACCCCGACGTCTTTAACCTTCAGCCCCAGCCCCTGGCCTGCAACGCAACGGTCGAGACCGGGGGCTGAACCGCCCACTTTTCTTCTTTGTCCCTGAATGCCATAACACATTCCCGAGGTAACCGTTTTATACTCGAATGGACATAACACCAACGGTGATACCATGCGGGCGATAGAATCGCTCGACTCGATTAAATTCGACGAACTGCTTGAGAGGCTCGAAGATATGGGGAACAAGCTCCTTCTCGTTAGGGCGTCCGGGGAGAGGATTCTCCTCCACGGGGGTGGCAGGATCGTGAAGAAATACACCGAACCTCCTGAGGAGCTGAGAAACGTCGAGATAGTAGAACTGGACAAGTTCGAGTTTCTCGACCACCTCCAGGGAGAGGCGGAATCCCGGGGCACTCCGACGGCAGTGGAGTTTTCATATTCCCTCGACGCCCCGAGCGACGTCTACCTGCGCCTCGAGGAAGCCCTCCTCAAGGCGGTGTCAAAGGCCTACAAGACCCTCGGTGTCGCCGTTGGACGGGTCGAGCTGAAGGCTTCCGTGAGGTATGGCGCAACCGGTAGGGACATACTCCTCGTTAGGGGGAACGTGGAGGCGTTCTCGGCCGGTGAAGTGGAAAAAACCGGGCTGGCGCGGGTTCTGTCAGAGATCATATCCCGGGAGACCGGCTTCGACACCAGGGTTGTGATAATGGAGTTTAGCCTGACCAGAACCCCGGGAAAACCCGTGCTGAAGGTGCCCGCACCGCGGACTCACGTCAGGGGAGGAAGGGTTCTCGAGGTGCCACTCGGTGGAAAGGACACCGCGGCGATAAACAGGGAGAAGGTGGAGGCGGAGGTCGAGAGAATACTCCGCGAGGCGGGGATAGGAGAGCTCGCCGGAAAGCTCAAGGAGAGCGGTGGAAAGGGCGTTTCGGCAAGGGCGCTGGAAGCGTTCCTTCTGGAGAGGCTTTCCGATGCTGAGGAGGTAAAAGTGAATTGGGTCCGGGTCTCTCCGGCAGGAAACGGTGAATTCAAGGTCGCCATTGGGGCCTCCAGGAGGTCAAAGTCAAGGAGCGACGTTGAAATAGCCGAGATGATTGGGAAAAGCATAGTGGCCGCTGAAAGGGAGGGCAGGGCCAGGGGGCTGGCTTTTAAGGTTTCCTCGGCGTTCCTGGTGCTGGAGGAGGACATCTATTAGGGTTCAATAACGTTAAAAGCTCCCTTCCCTATTTTCCCACGGTGGGAGCATGGAGAGGAAGACGTTCTACAGGATTCTGCTGGTCATCGTGCTCGTCCTGACCGTCGTTTATACTATGGGAATAATGGGCGTCATACCGTTCCAGTGGAGCTACTACATCACCATCTTCATGATAATCCTGTTCTTTTACCTGAAGCTGGATAAGATGTCGAGGGGATAACCAGATACATGCTCAAACCGGTGACTTTTCTCTTTCGCAGGCCTCACCCCCTCAGGACGGGGAGGAGGTCAGAGGCTCTCAAAAGAGAAAGTAACATTAAGAACGGAGCGTTAGAATAGGCACATCATGTTCTTCTGAGATCGAGCGAGCTTTTCCCTGGCCCCAGTGATTACATCCCCAATAAACGGAGAACCATCTCTAACTTCTATATAGCCGCGTTTTTTGGCATTTTTTATAAGTTCATCAGCCTTTTTATTTCTGGCAATGAGTATCGTCCAGCCCGGTTTCGTCTCAACGACTCCAGCGGAGATATCACTCCAGCCACCAGTGTAATCCGTGCATACCAAACAGCCAACTTGGAGATACCGATAAATTTCCCTGATCGAGAGTCTCAGAACTCCTCCGGGATGATGAACCTCTATAACGTCTCCTCTGAGAACTATATCCCTCACATCTCGTCCCTTTATACCATGATTCATGTGCAGGTAGTTTATGAAGGTCTCAAAGGCAAAGGTGCCCATGCAGAACAGGCTTATGATGTATTCAATTCTCTCACCGAAGTCCGTCTCCAGCATTGGAAAGTCCCTCATCTGACCAAAGAACTGTGCCTGACAGGGCAAACAGACCACAGCGACTTGATTGAGGTTATTTTCTTCTATTTTTGTCTTTATCCGGGATGCAAAGGGCACAATGCTCCATTTATTGCCTACCGTTGCCAGGAGTTCTTTCCTGCTTCTTGCGACCACAGCTTTGCCCTCAAGTCCGTTGGTTCTCTTTGCAGTGACAACACCGTCTATAAGGCCCTCGTCAAGGGCATAGTTCAAGATGGCAGTCACCGCACCACCGCTTGCCACTTTTGTGTTGAGGACCTCCCCATCAGTCGCCCTGGCAAGGTAAATGTTGAGTACGTGTCCTACAAAGGAGTCAGCGACGTTGATCATCAGAACCACCTCCAAGTGTTAAAATCTGGGTGGCCCGGGGACATCGAATATAGCACGTCCCGCACCGTATGCACCTTTCCTGGACGAGATTTGGCCGTTTATCTACCAGCTTGAGGGCATGGGTGGGACAGGATAGTTCGCACGCCCCGCAGCCGATGCAGAGGCCGGTAAGTACTACATCATCCAAAAGGTCAAAACCGCTTAGTTTCTTTATACCCCCGCAAATTCTAAAAAGCTCCAGTCTTCGTTCGTCTTCATGGAGATAAAATCTGAAAAAGGACTGGAGCATCAGCGGCGCTGGGGGGCAGCCCGGAATGGAGTAATCAACCTTTATAATGCTGTTTATTGGCTGAAAGCTCCTGTGGTCCGGTCGGGGGTCTTGACCACCACGACAGAAGCGCAGGATTCCGCCGAATGCGGCACACGAACCGTAGGCAACGACAACATCGGAGATTTCCCGGATATATTTGAGTTTATCAAGTATCTCCCTTTCGTTCACGCACACACCCCCGGTGATGACCGCAACGTTGTAACCGTCCGATTGGGGGTACCTGTCCACCATATATGGAGTGTCCAGTTTGACGATATCCTTGATTTCAGGATATGCACGCACAATGCTCACACTGCATCCTGCACATCCACCAAAATCCCTGTGGAGAACATCAATCCTTTCCATGGTCTCACCGCCTTAGCCTGGCAACGTGTGTTGTACATGGGATGCATGGATCATAAAGCCTCACAACGGCCTCAGCAGCCTCAACACTCAACCCCTTTACGGATTCTTCCATGACGGGGATATTGAACATCGTAGGGACAACTATCCTCGAATAGAGTGTCCTTCCCTCCTCTCCAAGTTCAACAATATGCACCAAAGTTCCCCGCGGGGCTTCGTAGACACCGACGCCCTTACCCGGTCCAAAAACAATGTTCTGGTTCCTGAATGGTTCCTTCATATCAAGGGAATCCAGGATACTGCTCAATCTATGGAGTGCAATGCTGACGTCATCAACCCTCGCAGTGTGGAGGTCGTAGAGCGTCGAATAGCTCTTTTCCCGATAGGTACTCAACCTGGCCCTAGGGCCAACTTCAACGGGTTTCCCCTTGTACATCGCTATCATGGTAGTCGATTCCTTGGAACTGGGGTTATCTTTCCGGAATTCGTAGTAGGGAATCAGCTTTATCTTACGAACATCGATGTTGAATCTATCGCCGTAGAAGAGTCCACTGGATAGATACCGGTTATCGAGTTTCTTTTCCCTCAACTCCATCGCAACATCGGTTTGAATGTCCTCGTCAACCAGCAGGTGTGCCAGCTCATTCCACGAGCGGAGCGTCTTGGGTAGTCTGGCCTTGAGGTTATTGAATACGCTCCACTTGGGGACGGGGTTTATGCCTCCAACCGTGAGATTGGGTGGGTGGGTCATTGCCCCCCCGAGTTTTAGCAGAAAGTCGCCGATTTTTGTGTGAAAATCAATCAGCATGAGGATTAACTTCTCCCGCTCTTCAGGCACTACCAAGTCAGGGACCACCATGAGGAATTCGAGTAGATGACTCTGAATCCTGTTGATGAGCCCAAGTGCCTCCCTCAGGAGCACTCCATTTTTAGGAGGCTTTACTCCAATTGCATTTTCTATGGCCTCCGCTGCAGCTATTCCATGGGAGGCGTGGCATAGGCCGCATATTCTCATGACAGCCTCCACAACGAAGAATGGGCTCTTCCCGATGACCATTTTTTCAAATCCCCTGACTGGGGCGGTGGATATAAAAAGGGCGTCCTGGACTTCTCCCCCCTCCTCGTACATTACAAGTTTTGCATCCCCGGATACCCGACAGACTTTGCCGAGTTCAATTTCCCCCAAAATGATCTCCCCCGATTTTCTTCTCAATTCGACCTGCAAACAAGCTAATAAAAAGATTTTTTGAACCAAAGGTTAAAAATAAAATACTCATGAAGCAAATAGAATATAAATTAAATCACAAAGGGCAGAAGAAAGCGTCTCCTTACCCTCTGCCGATAGGGTAAAGTGAATCACGGTATATAGACGCTATTCTCTCCCGGGTAGCCTCCACTGGGGCCATGGAAAGGAGCAGGTCAAGGCTCGGGGTCGTCATGGCCAGCTGTGTTAGCCTGTCAACATCCGCCTCAGTGAACCCAACATCCGCGAGCTTTTCAGTGATGCCGATGCTGAAGAGCCACTCCTCCACCCTCCTGGCGACGAGTTCCACCTCTCCCGGAACACCTTTGGCCTCGGGGACGAGCGGCCTGTACACCTCGGCAAGTACCTTCGCGGTGGCAGGGTAGATGTGCCGGATTACCGCCGGAAGGAGCATTGCAAGGCCAAGGCCGTGGGGCAGGTCCGGCTTGACTGCGCTCAATGGGTGCTCAAGGGCGTGCGTAAAGTGAAGCAGACCGTTGTCGAAGCTTATTCCAGCTATAGCAGAGGCGTAGAGCAGGGCATACCTGGCCTGCAGGTTGTCAGGATGATTGAGAGCCTCCGGGAGATAGTTAAATATCAGCCTCGCAGCCTCTTTGGCGAGAAGTATTGAATATGGATTGGCTACCTTGGTTGTGGCAGCTTCGGTGATGTGATTGAGTGCATCGATGGTCACGTACAGGGTCTGCTCCGGAGGAAGCTTTGTTGTTAGTGCTGGGTCATCGATTGCGTAAAGGGGGTAGATGCAGTCGTAAGCTATGGCCGGTTTGTACTCCTTCTCAGGAATCGAAGCCACTGCGAACCTGTCAACCTCGGTTCCGGTTCCATGGGTTGTGTTTATCGCTATTATTGGCTTGGCCTTTGCCGGGGTAAACCTGAACTCGTAGAGGTCTCTGGCGGTCTTGTCCGGGTACTCCAGCAGAATCGCAACGCTCTTGGCACTATCGATAGGGCTGCCGCCACCTATGCCTATGACAGCCTGAGCCCCGAACTCTCTTCCCATCTCAGCCGCCTCGTCGATCATGTCAACCGTTGGGTTGGCCCTCACCCTGTCGTAATGAACATACTCAACGCCATTTTCCTCGAGGGCAGGCCTGACAACGTCCCATGCGCCGCACTTCTTGTAGGAACTCTTTCCAGTAACGAGGATAACCTTGTCCACGCCCTTCCCCTTAAGCTCCCGGACAATATCGTTAAATTTGTGTATGGCGCATAAACCAAAGTAGTTGGTTGTTTTGCACCTCATCTCGAAGACTTGGTTTATCGAAACGTGGGATTCCCACACCATCGCAGACCCTCCAAATGTACTCATTCGTATATAGTAGAAGCCCAATAAAAGGTTTTTTTGGACCAAATGTATACAACCACAAGTTTGTAACTTGAGGTGTGATATTTGAATCCATACTCGCAATATTCGAACGTTTAATCAGAATAAACACTTATAAATGTTACGACAATGTTGTCAGAAAGATGTTTTGTTTTCTCAACCCATAATGGGTAAATTATGGTGTTTAATTAAACAAATTAAAAACAGACCGCTAAAGCATTCTCCCCACCCCCTCCAAGTTCATGGAGGATATCCTTTCCCTTGCTATCTTCTCCGCGGTTCTTCTCATTATTCTGTCCTCAATCTCCTCAGATTCGCCGAAGAATATTGCCTCGGCGGGGCACATTTCCCCGCACGCTGGCTCCATGCCCTCGGCCCTCCTCGCGGCGCACATGTCGCACTTGGTCACCACACGGATTCTGACGTTGAAGCTCGGAACTCCAAACGGGCAGACGGCAAGGCACATCAGGCAGCCTATGCACTTCCCGGGGTCTATTATCACCGCCCCCTCGTGGTCCTTATATATCGCTCCAACGGGACATATCTCAAGGCAAGGGGCCCTCTCACAGTGGCGGCAGTTTATCGGCACCGGAAGGCCCGAAACAGTGTAGTATATCCTTATGTTGGGCTTTCCATCGTGGATAAAATCACACACCCCCTGGCAGGTTTCACAGCCAATGCAGAGGCTGTAATCAACGTGGAGTATCTTCTTTGCCACATCACTCACCCCCCATCATCCACATGTGCATGCTTCTCGCGGCGTAGAGACCATCTTTAACAGCCTGTC of Thermococcus sp. JdF3 contains these proteins:
- a CDS encoding CBS domain-containing protein — translated: MVIIPRPIEPQEIRRIRKELGITQEELAEKAGVTQAYIAKLETGKVDPRLSTFNRILQALLECKRAQLTARDVMSSPVLSVKPYEKVEKVIKLMNEHNISQIPVIAGNKVVGSVTERTLVRQSLEYEDIYDHKVMEVMEEPFPIVNEDEDLEVVKYLLEEHPAVLVQNREGRITGIITRVDIFRIGKGRD
- a CDS encoding ABC transporter substrate-binding protein — its product is MKKTAVLLMALLIGAVVASGCLGGGTTETGTTTVPETSSSSGTVQTTTNSQTPTETTQTETPHYPITVVDFANRTLTIEKPPERVVTLAPSITEDLYYLGLFDRVVGVTDFDDFPPGVANVTRVGGYGQYANLEVIASLNPDLILVDSYSMTILEDLQKIAPVLVVDPHSIDDIPRALDLLGAVFNAEEGARKATAEFEAKINTISSTVKDEPRVSVFYVVWNSPLMTAGGGTFISDVIELAGGENIFNDTTGWPTVSPEQVIERNPDVVLLTPHCGMSVQDVYSGPLASIKAAQDGKVYVIENENDLIHPSPRVVLGLEAVARLLHPDAFKVGYPLTVTDFAGRTVTIDDEPERIVTLAPSITESLFYIGAGDKVIGVTDYDDFPPAVKNITRIGGYGKYANLEAIAALEPDLILVDGFSMDIMESLERIAPVVVVDPRNITAIYNALELLGKITNREEGARAAVADMQATVGYVTSTVAGQSKPRTFFLLSYYNGYWTAGAGTFVNDLITLAGGENIFNDVNGWGAASEEQIIARNPEVIIISPNAGIKPDDLCSGPLAEVDAVKNGRVYVLSDENLVVRPGPRIVHGLEEIAGYLHPDVFNLQPQPLACNATVETGG
- a CDS encoding Coenzyme F420 hydrogenase/dehydrogenase, beta subunit C-terminal domain gives rise to the protein MINVADSFVGHVLNIYLARATDGEVLNTKVASGGAVTAILNYALDEGLIDGVVTAKRTNGLEGKAVVARSRKELLATVGNKWSIVPFASRIKTKIEENNLNQVAVVCLPCQAQFFGQMRDFPMLETDFGERIEYIISLFCMGTFAFETFINYLHMNHGIKGRDVRDIVLRGDVIEVHHPGGVLRLSIREIYRYLQVGCLVCTDYTGGWSDISAGVVETKPGWTILIARNKKADELIKNAKKRGYIEVRDGSPFIGDVITGAREKLARSQKNMMCLF
- a CDS encoding 4Fe-4S binding protein, encoding MERIDVLHRDFGGCAGCSVSIVRAYPEIKDIVKLDTPYMVDRYPQSDGYNVAVITGGVCVNEREILDKLKYIREISDVVVAYGSCAAFGGILRFCRGGQDPRPDHRSFQPINSIIKVDYSIPGCPPAPLMLQSFFRFYLHEDERRLELFRICGGIKKLSGFDLLDDVVLTGLCIGCGACELSCPTHALKLVDKRPNLVQERCIRCGTCYIRCPRATQILTLGGGSDDQRR
- a CDS encoding nickel-dependent hydrogenase large subunit, which gives rise to MQVELRRKSGEIILGEIELGKVCRVSGDAKLVMYEEGGEVQDALFISTAPVRGFEKMVIGKSPFFVVEAVMRICGLCHASHGIAAAEAIENAIGVKPPKNGVLLREALGLINRIQSHLLEFLMVVPDLVVPEEREKLILMLIDFHTKIGDFLLKLGGAMTHPPNLTVGGINPVPKWSVFNNLKARLPKTLRSWNELAHLLVDEDIQTDVAMELREKKLDNRYLSSGLFYGDRFNIDVRKIKLIPYYEFRKDNPSSKESTTMIAMYKGKPVEVGPRARLSTYREKSYSTLYDLHTARVDDVSIALHRLSSILDSLDMKEPFRNQNIVFGPGKGVGVYEAPRGTLVHIVELGEEGRTLYSRIVVPTMFNIPVMEESVKGLSVEAAEAVVRLYDPCIPCTTHVARLRR
- a CDS encoding iron-containing alcohol dehydrogenase, producing MSTFGGSAMVWESHVSINQVFEMRCKTTNYFGLCAIHKFNDIVRELKGKGVDKVILVTGKSSYKKCGAWDVVRPALEENGVEYVHYDRVRANPTVDMIDEAAEMGREFGAQAVIGIGGGSPIDSAKSVAILLEYPDKTARDLYEFRFTPAKAKPIIAINTTHGTGTEVDRFAVASIPEKEYKPAIAYDCIYPLYAIDDPALTTKLPPEQTLYVTIDALNHITEAATTKVANPYSILLAKEAARLIFNYLPEALNHPDNLQARYALLYASAIAGISFDNGLLHFTHALEHPLSAVKPDLPHGLGLAMLLPAVIRHIYPATAKVLAEVYRPLVPEAKGVPGEVELVARRVEEWLFSIGITEKLADVGFTEADVDRLTQLAMTTPSLDLLLSMAPVEATRERIASIYRDSLYPIGRG
- a CDS encoding 4Fe-4S dicluster domain-containing protein encodes the protein MAKKILHVDYSLCIGCETCQGVCDFIHDGKPNIRIYYTVSGLPVPINCRHCERAPCLEICPVGAIYKDHEGAVIIDPGKCIGCLMCLAVCPFGVPSFNVRIRVVTKCDMCAARRAEGMEPACGEMCPAEAIFFGESEEIEDRIMRRTAEKIARERISSMNLEGVGRML